The proteins below are encoded in one region of Pontibacter deserti:
- a CDS encoding S8 family serine peptidase produces MNKRWKCPVSMQQLAICLGLLLLSVQVKAQQQPTQKPGTAKYKRMAPGLQQSFRKSGNKTVRVQVKNKAQFLTWLTENGIQGNVEHSTRSAQILSLSNISEKTLQQLVNCPLVTYIDKPNRQAKEEIEFRDADFAVNHIYSIRSLYPLLNGSSMIASVKEDPYNPNDIDLKGRSLSPEAFGSEYSIHATTMATIIAGAGNSGPNGKGIADHARLAYSDFAELFPDNSQTLLSKGISLQNHSYGVGVENYYGLESAAYDRETYQNPTLLHVFSSGNSGNKADEVGTYAGITNFANLTGQFKTSKNTVSVGALEPTGQIGVLSSKGPAYDGRVKPELAAYGKGGTSEAAAVVSGIALLVQQAYKEQHNTLPPAALVKAILINSADDAGRPEVDFEAGFGNTDALGAVRSIKDNRFIVGSAAQGAEQVHRIRVPAGATNLKATLVWHDPEAAPDAPKALVNDLDLVLANTATGESWKPWVLSSYPHADSLKLLARRRTDHLNNVEQITIELPAAGTYELKVTGYNVPQGPQNYSLVYEFATGLEVVYPSAGVSIKSGELSRIRWQGAAPGEKGKIEYKVHGSTEWQLISDNVDLGKNYFDWQTPDAIAQAQLRITTSNTAATSGEFILTKQLKIKVGYNCDNEVMLYWAELPNVQQYQLYQVGNTHLEPFLTTSDTLALLQKDQLQTLPELVSVAPLVQGIKGETSEVIAYNQLGIGCYIKSFLPYQFVTDTVNLQLELSTLYQLTTLTLERLVNGTYIPVQTISPVTQLAYKLEDTAPALGKNIYRIKVTNEAGFFFYSNPEELIYTDKNFIQAYPNPIQSGQTLSVAVASDVAVIQLYDQLGKLVYESEEYGMVKQIPTTGLHNGLYIIRVKTDTGNFLAGKVLVL; encoded by the coding sequence GTGAATAAGCGTTGGAAGTGTCCGGTAAGTATGCAGCAGTTGGCTATATGTTTAGGCCTTCTGCTACTTAGTGTTCAGGTAAAAGCCCAACAACAGCCTACCCAGAAACCAGGTACAGCAAAGTATAAACGAATGGCTCCGGGCTTACAGCAAAGTTTCCGTAAGTCCGGAAATAAAACGGTGCGTGTACAGGTTAAAAATAAAGCACAGTTCCTGACATGGCTTACCGAAAACGGCATCCAGGGAAACGTAGAACACTCAACACGGTCGGCACAAATTCTTTCGCTCTCCAACATCTCTGAGAAAACACTTCAGCAATTAGTAAACTGCCCTTTGGTTACCTACATCGATAAACCTAACCGCCAGGCAAAAGAAGAGATCGAGTTCAGAGATGCTGATTTTGCGGTTAATCACATTTACTCCATTCGTAGCTTATACCCCCTGCTGAACGGCAGCAGTATGATAGCATCGGTAAAAGAAGATCCCTACAACCCTAATGACATTGATCTGAAAGGCCGTTCCCTTTCCCCTGAGGCTTTCGGAAGTGAGTATTCTATTCATGCTACCACTATGGCCACCATTATAGCTGGTGCTGGTAATTCCGGCCCGAATGGTAAAGGTATAGCTGATCATGCAAGGCTAGCTTATTCAGATTTTGCAGAGCTCTTTCCGGATAATAGCCAGACATTATTAAGCAAAGGCATTAGTCTGCAAAACCATTCTTATGGTGTAGGCGTGGAAAATTACTATGGCCTGGAGTCTGCTGCATATGACCGTGAAACGTACCAGAATCCTACTTTACTGCATGTTTTTTCGTCGGGTAACAGCGGCAATAAGGCAGATGAGGTTGGCACTTACGCAGGTATAACCAATTTTGCCAACCTTACCGGCCAGTTTAAAACATCTAAAAATACGGTAAGTGTAGGGGCACTGGAGCCAACAGGGCAGATAGGTGTACTTAGCTCTAAAGGGCCTGCTTATGATGGCCGGGTTAAGCCTGAGCTGGCTGCCTACGGTAAAGGTGGCACCTCTGAAGCAGCAGCTGTTGTATCGGGCATAGCATTGCTGGTACAACAGGCCTATAAAGAACAGCATAACACTTTACCACCTGCAGCACTTGTAAAAGCCATACTTATAAACAGTGCCGATGACGCTGGCAGACCTGAAGTTGATTTTGAGGCAGGCTTTGGAAATACAGATGCGCTGGGGGCAGTAAGAAGTATAAAAGATAACCGGTTTATAGTTGGATCAGCAGCACAGGGAGCTGAGCAGGTTCATAGGATAAGAGTGCCGGCCGGAGCAACAAATCTTAAAGCTACCTTAGTATGGCACGATCCCGAGGCTGCTCCCGATGCTCCTAAAGCCCTTGTTAATGACCTGGACCTTGTATTAGCTAACACTGCTACTGGTGAATCCTGGAAACCTTGGGTGTTGAGTAGCTACCCTCATGCAGACTCCCTGAAACTACTCGCCAGGCGCCGTACCGACCATTTAAATAATGTAGAACAGATAACAATAGAGCTACCTGCAGCTGGTACCTACGAGCTGAAAGTAACAGGCTATAACGTGCCACAGGGTCCGCAGAACTATAGTTTGGTATATGAGTTTGCAACTGGTCTGGAAGTAGTATATCCCAGTGCAGGTGTAAGTATAAAATCGGGCGAACTGAGCCGGATCAGGTGGCAGGGTGCCGCACCCGGCGAAAAAGGCAAAATAGAGTATAAAGTGCACGGCAGCACAGAATGGCAACTCATCTCTGACAATGTTGATCTGGGGAAAAATTATTTTGATTGGCAAACGCCGGATGCTATTGCGCAAGCACAACTTCGTATTACAACTTCTAATACAGCAGCTACCTCCGGCGAGTTTATACTTACCAAACAGCTTAAAATAAAAGTAGGCTACAACTGCGACAATGAAGTGATGTTATATTGGGCAGAGCTACCTAATGTACAACAGTATCAGTTGTATCAGGTTGGCAATACACACTTAGAGCCATTCCTCACCACCTCCGATACGCTGGCATTGCTACAAAAGGATCAGCTCCAAACCTTACCTGAACTTGTAAGCGTAGCCCCCCTTGTTCAAGGCATTAAGGGCGAAACCAGTGAAGTAATAGCTTATAACCAACTGGGCATAGGTTGCTATATTAAAAGCTTTTTGCCTTACCAGTTTGTTACCGATACCGTAAATCTGCAACTGGAGCTCAGCACCTTATACCAACTTACGACCCTTACACTCGAGCGCCTGGTAAATGGTACTTATATACCTGTACAGACCATTTCACCTGTTACTCAGCTTGCTTATAAGCTAGAAGATACTGCACCTGCTCTTGGTAAAAACATATACCGTATAAAAGTAACTAATGAAGCAGGTTTTTTCTTCTACAGTAATCCTGAAGAACTAATTTATACTGACAAAAATTTTATTCAAGCTTATCCGAACCCAATACAATCAGGACAAACATTATCGGTGGCTGTAGCCAGCGATGTAGCAGTTATACAATTGTATGATCAATTAGGTAAGCTTGTTTATGAGTCTGAAGAGTATGGTATGGTAAAACAAATACCAACTACGGGCTTACATAATGGCTTATATATTATTCGTGTAAAAACAGACACAGGTAATTTTTTAGCCGGAAAGGTTCTAGTTCTGTAA